Proteins found in one Drosophila innubila isolate TH190305 chromosome X, UK_Dinn_1.0, whole genome shotgun sequence genomic segment:
- the LOC117793526 gene encoding uncharacterized protein LOC117793526 isoform X2 yields MSFPNHTVDTGGSNGNGPQQSFNPSSSSNDSDPSNNYNSNVNGELDKSDISQPLPGEQHNEYDENGEGGPGTSGNRKAKNHKSKKSKKRRDSKEVALVGWNGVFPNLSSTHSLESNLDVDLSLPADLRAIGATGLSIFPREEQQQQPSAMLLSSSPSTSSSTSTCSSIVLDNKTSETTTTTTPTATATTSTTTTTTSTTTTTTTTCTITTHSTASSQKSSLTTNNNDTMNNMNNSSTSIVCPPSDPSSEPAPEPEPQPEHEHEPESETQTDLSKQNNKSNRKKRRNVPSPGDDIPTPPRVASPPPLEPGPEESSNTSSSAMDMVMVMASTSTPVSRKRPPTSQADSPIESPENDLKRMKQYEAATADATDTVATAGRNMRTRSKSMYQQNPGLVSRKTRARSICGVAVSMIKEGTDVETNLTPLTARRKSTAGVKLPATDKYYCLPFKYGWKRELVLRSNSSLSRQRGDVIFISPAGKKLRSRDDIIPLLTGELTIDHFCFQRQMQQAGDEFESVRQAQPAMLRRQSMAAAKQLQLQQQLQQQQQQQQQQQQQQHQQQQPQQQQLHQQLLNVQQQQQQQQQQQKRTPGSGKRVPKPKVPKGASPPPEGWTSTMAVKGNARVLAASNGNSSAALGSSASGNNIRKRSNQSKQSPKIQGVVPLPLQVKAQPQSQTQPQLQPQVPNVVVNPLTPQLPQQLVDNKIICVYCLQPIKEKQRAYSVGMPNVKNYICALCIKHMGKALVPPKTPQTGAEAEAGVGSGSAPGAAPGSAAANGINKQDKEAIDENVNANANRNPNLNAKADNKFGYKEALYEQNGDSNGSMLGIAEEIELPGALPPDQLLSDDTPISRAGNKITPKPQEIVVINGRKALAIAGEPPRPRLQVIPREPNLELYEKHYHPKRNSSAKEKRQGFIECMTAGNLSCQVMTAVMKTLDLHDRVRMSNVCKTWAMIGRDRSVWRTLKLRNTHINNWLSCMRDLVRYRTRELDMMGVKWENPKLRMEGDIRVLKSLRILRTDACEAEFIQLIIKRLTRLLELRATCTSRVINLANIDKMVDLQVLRIRMTDPKAGIISLQRLQKLEHLRELSLRGINNMAQLELTPLQGMKHLETLILGSCRGMKVAPFGELVLPSLQRLRHLRLENHPSTRSFNITEIMKGLAFEGGTVKHLELINVNVDAEFSCQLAKCKSVEELLLMPNFHNNTAYMMHYVMQAINENSEQLKVFRLGITFELLSVTRALAMNREKDCIPVALPIPGVPENDMLNESDDPIAYLPVDRLESILHHMMPQAWLTVAKVSQSETTNLKFLLASPIDTGGAPNI; encoded by the exons ATGAGTTTCCCGAATCACACCGTTGACACCGGGGGCAGTAATGGTAATGGGCCACAGCAATCCTTTAACCCGAGTAGTTCCAGCAATGATTCAGATCCAAGTAACAATTACAATTCTAATGTAAATGGAGAATTGGACAAATCGGACATTTCGCAGCCATTGCCGGGTGAACAGCACAATGAATATGATGAAAATGGTGA AGGTGGCCCAGGCACATCTGGCAATCGCAAGGCCAAGAATCATAAGAGCAAAAAGTCGAAGAAACGCCGCGATTCAAAGGAAGTCGCACTTGTTGGTTGGAATGGAGTGTTTCCCAATTTATCGTCGACTCACAGTCTGGAGAGCAACTTGGATGTGGATCTTTCG CTGCCGGCTGATCTAAGGGCCATAGGTGCCACTGGCCTAAGCATCTTCCCCAGGgaggaacagcagcagcagccgtcggcaatgttgttgtcgtcatcGCCGTCGAcgtcttcttctacttctactTGCTCCTCGATCGTTTTAGATAATAAAACGTCTgagactacaacaacaacaacaccaacagcaacagcaacaacttcgacaacaacaacaacaacttcgacaacaacaacaacaacaacaacttgtacaATTACCACACATTCGACTGCTTCAAGTCAAAAGTCTTCGCtgacaaccaacaacaacgataccatgaacaacatgaacaacagTTCAACTTCAATTGTTTGTCCACCTTCAGATCCGTCGTCAGAACCAGCACCTGAACCTGAACCTCAGCCTGAACATGAACATGAACCAGAATCAGAAACACAAACTGATTTATCTAAGCAG aacaacaagagcaatCGCAAGAAACGCCGCAACGTGCCAAGTCCAGGGGACGATATTCCCACTCCTCCTCGTGTTGCGAGTCCTCCTCCGCTTGAGCCTGGACCTGAGGAATCCTCGAATACCTCTTCCTCGGCCATGGACATGGTAATGGTCATGGCCTCAACCTCAACCCCAGTCTCTCGTAAGCGTCCCCCTACCTCACAGGCCGACTCACCCATCGAATCACCGGAAAACGATTTGAAACGTATGAAGCAATATGAAGCGGCAACAGCAGATGCAACAGATACAGTGGCAACAGCTGGCCGTAATATGCGTACACGCTCCAAGTCGATGTACCAACAAAATCCGGGGCTTGTGTCGCGTAAAACACGAGCACGCAGCATTTGTGGTGTCGCTGTATCGATGATTAAGGAGGGAACCGATGTGGAAACCAACTTGACGCCACTAACTGCTCGACGTAAATCGACGGCTGGAGTCAAGTTGCCGGCTACCGATAAATACTATTGCTTGCCATTCAAATACGGCTGGAAACGTGAGCTTGTGCTGCGCAGCAATTCCTCACTGTCGCGTCAACGTGGCGACGTTATATTCATATCGCCGGCAGGCAAAAAGCTACGCTCCCGCGATGATATCATCCCGCTGCTAACTGGCGAATTGACCATTGATCATTTCTGCTTTCAACGTCAGATGCAACAGGCTGGCGATGAGTTCGAGTCGGTGCGTCAGGCACAGCCGGCAATGTTGCGTCGCCAATCGATGGCCGCTGCcaagcagctgcaactgcaacagcagctgcaacaacagcagcagcaacaacagcagcaacaacagcagcagcatcaacaacaacaaccacaacaacagcagctgcatcaACAGCTGCTAaatgtgcaacagcaacaacaacaacagcagcagcaacagaagcgtACGCCCGGTTCAGGCAAACGTGTGCCAAAACCCAAGGTACCCAAAGGCGCCAGTCCGCCACCAGAGGGTTGGACCTCCACAATGGCCGTCAAGGGCAATGCCCGCGTCCTGGCTGCCAGCAATGGCAACTCTAGTGCCGCACTTGGTTCCAGTGCCAGTGGCAACAATATACGCAAACGCAG CAACCAGTCAAAGCAGTCACCAAAGATACAAGGAGTggtgccattgccattgcagGTCAAAGCTCAACCACAATCACAAACGCAACCGCAACTGCAGCCACAAGTTCCAAATGTGGTTGTGAATCCGCTGACGCCTCAGTTGCCGCAGCAACTAGTggacaataaaataatatgcgTCTATTGCCTGCAGCCGATCAAGGAGAAACAACGGGCGTATTCAGTAGGCATGCCCAATGTTAAGAATTACATTTGTGCG TTGTGTATTAAACACATGGGGAAAGCTTTAGTGCCACCTAAAACACCACAAACTGGAGCTGAAGCGGAAGCTGGAGTTGGATCTGGATCTGCACCTGGAGCTGCACCTGGATCTGCAGCAGCGAATGGCATCAACAAACAGGATAAGGAAGCAATCGATGAGAATGTGAATGCCAATGCGAATCGCAAtcccaatttaaatgcaaaagcgGACAACAAATTTGGATACAAGGAAGCGCTTTATGAGCAAAATGGCGACAGCAATGGCAGCATGCTGGGAATTGCCGAAGAGATTGAATTGCCTGGTGCACTGCCGCCGGATCAGCTGCTTAGCGATGATACACCCATTAGTCGTGCTGGTAACAAGATCACGCCCAAGCCGCAGGAGATTGTTGTCATTAATGGTCGCAAGGCTCTTGCCATCGCTGGTGAACCGCCGCGTCCTCGTTTACAAGT CATACCTCGCGAACCGAATTTGGAGCTCTACGAGAAGCATTATCATCCAAAGCGTAACTCCAGTGCTAAGGAAAAGCGTCAGGGTTTTATTGAATGCATGACCGCTGGCAATCTGAGCTGCCAGGTGATGACGGCCGTAATGAAGACACTTGATCTGCAT GATCGTGTCCGCATGTCGAATGTATGCAAGACTTGGGCAATGATCGGTCGTGATCGCAGCGTTTGGCGTACTTTAAAGCTGCGCAACACGCACATCAACAACTGGCTGTCCTGCATGCGTGACTTGGTGCGTTATCGCACCCGTGAGCTGGACATGATGGGCGTTAAGTGGGAGAATCCCAAGTTGCGAATGGAAGGCGATATACGTGTGCTGAAATCATTGCGTATTTTACGCACCGATGCCTGCGAGGCCGAGTTTATTCAATTGATTATTAAGCGTCTGACGCGCCTTCTTGAACTGCGTGCCACATGCACCAGTCGCGTcattaacttggccaacattGATAAGATGGTGGATCTGCAGGTGCTGCGCATTCGCATGACCGACCCCAAGGCTGGCATCATATCGTTGCAGCGTCTACAAAAGCTAGAGCATTTAAGGGAGCTCAGCTTGCGTGGCATTAACAACATGGCTCAGTTGGAGTTGACGCCGCTGCAGGGAATGAAACATCTCGAGACGCTTATACTGGGCTCCTGTCGCGGTATGAAGGTTGCCCCCTTTGGAGAGCTGGTGCTGCCCAGTCTTCAACGACTGCGTCATCTGCGCCTCGAGAATCATCCCAGCACTCGCTCGTTTAACATCACTGAGATTATGAAAGGACTCGCCTTTGAAGGTGGCACCGTAAAGCATCTCGAGCTAATCAATGTCAATGTGGATGCCGAGTTTAGCTGCCAACTGGCCAAGTGCAAATCCGTTGAGGAGCTGCTCTTGATGCCAAATTTTCATAACAATACCGCCTACATGATGCATTACGTTATGCAGGCCATCAATGAGAACAGCGAGCAGCTGAAAGTTTTCCGTTTGGGCATCACCTTTGAGCTGCTGAGCGTGACTCGTGCCCTGGCCATGAACCGCGAGAAGGACTGCATCCCGGTGGCATTGCCCATTCCCGGAGTGCCAGAGAACGACATGTTAAACGAATCGGATGATCCAATTGCCTATTTGCCGGTCGACCGCCTTGAGTCCATACTGCACCACATGATGCCACAGGCTTGGCTGACCGTTGCCAAGGTATCGCAAAGCGAGAcgacaaatttgaaattccttTTGGCCTCGCCGATTGATACTGGCGGTGCCCCCAACATCTAA
- the LOC117793526 gene encoding uncharacterized protein LOC117793526 isoform X4, translated as MSFPNHTVDTGGSNGNGPQQSFNPSSSSNDSDPSNNYNSNVNGELDKSDISQPLPGEQHNEYDENGEGGPGTSGNRKAKNHKSKKSKKRRDSKEVALVGWNGVFPNLSSTHSLESNLDVDLSNNKSNRKKRRNVPSPGDDIPTPPRVASPPPLEPGPEESSNTSSSAMDMVMVMASTSTPVSRKRPPTSQADSPIESPENDLKRMKQYEAATADATDTVATAGRNMRTRSKSMYQQNPGLVSRKTRARSICGVAVSMIKEGTDVETNLTPLTARRKSTAGVKLPATDKYYCLPFKYGWKRELVLRSNSSLSRQRGDVIFISPAGKKLRSRDDIIPLLTGELTIDHFCFQRQMQQAGDEFESVRQAQPAMLRRQSMAAAKQLQLQQQLQQQQQQQQQQQQQQHQQQQPQQQQLHQQLLNVQQQQQQQQQQQKRTPGSGKRVPKPKVPKGASPPPEGWTSTMAVKGNARVLAASNGNSSAALGSSASGNNIRKRSNQSKQSPKIQGVVPLPLQVKAQPQSQTQPQLQPQVPNVVVNPLTPQLPQQLVDNKIICVYCLQPIKEKQRAYSVGMPNVKNYICALCIKHMGKALVPPKTPQTGAEAEAGVGSGSAPGAAPGSAAANGINKQDKEAIDENVNANANRNPNLNAKADNKFGYKEALYEQNGDSNGSMLGIAEEIELPGALPPDQLLSDDTPISRAGNKITPKPQEIVVINGRKALAIAGEPPRPRLQVIPREPNLELYEKHYHPKRNSSAKEKRQGFIECMTAGNLSCQVMTAVMKTLDLHDRVRMSNVCKTWAMIGRDRSVWRTLKLRNTHINNWLSCMRDLVRYRTRELDMMGVKWENPKLRMEGDIRVLKSLRILRTDACEAEFIQLIIKRLTRLLELRATCTSRVINLANIDKMVDLQVLRIRMTDPKAGIISLQRLQKLEHLRELSLRGINNMAQLELTPLQGMKHLETLILGSCRGMKVAPFGELVLPSLQRLRHLRLENHPSTRSFNITEIMKGLAFEGGTVKHLELINVNVDAEFSCQLAKCKSVEELLLMPNFHNNTAYMMHYVMQAINENSEQLKVFRLGITFELLSVTRALAMNREKDCIPVALPIPGVPENDMLNESDDPIAYLPVDRLESILHHMMPQAWLTVAKVSQSETTNLKFLLASPIDTGGAPNI; from the exons ATGAGTTTCCCGAATCACACCGTTGACACCGGGGGCAGTAATGGTAATGGGCCACAGCAATCCTTTAACCCGAGTAGTTCCAGCAATGATTCAGATCCAAGTAACAATTACAATTCTAATGTAAATGGAGAATTGGACAAATCGGACATTTCGCAGCCATTGCCGGGTGAACAGCACAATGAATATGATGAAAATGGTGA AGGTGGCCCAGGCACATCTGGCAATCGCAAGGCCAAGAATCATAAGAGCAAAAAGTCGAAGAAACGCCGCGATTCAAAGGAAGTCGCACTTGTTGGTTGGAATGGAGTGTTTCCCAATTTATCGTCGACTCACAGTCTGGAGAGCAACTTGGATGTGGATCTTTCG aacaacaagagcaatCGCAAGAAACGCCGCAACGTGCCAAGTCCAGGGGACGATATTCCCACTCCTCCTCGTGTTGCGAGTCCTCCTCCGCTTGAGCCTGGACCTGAGGAATCCTCGAATACCTCTTCCTCGGCCATGGACATGGTAATGGTCATGGCCTCAACCTCAACCCCAGTCTCTCGTAAGCGTCCCCCTACCTCACAGGCCGACTCACCCATCGAATCACCGGAAAACGATTTGAAACGTATGAAGCAATATGAAGCGGCAACAGCAGATGCAACAGATACAGTGGCAACAGCTGGCCGTAATATGCGTACACGCTCCAAGTCGATGTACCAACAAAATCCGGGGCTTGTGTCGCGTAAAACACGAGCACGCAGCATTTGTGGTGTCGCTGTATCGATGATTAAGGAGGGAACCGATGTGGAAACCAACTTGACGCCACTAACTGCTCGACGTAAATCGACGGCTGGAGTCAAGTTGCCGGCTACCGATAAATACTATTGCTTGCCATTCAAATACGGCTGGAAACGTGAGCTTGTGCTGCGCAGCAATTCCTCACTGTCGCGTCAACGTGGCGACGTTATATTCATATCGCCGGCAGGCAAAAAGCTACGCTCCCGCGATGATATCATCCCGCTGCTAACTGGCGAATTGACCATTGATCATTTCTGCTTTCAACGTCAGATGCAACAGGCTGGCGATGAGTTCGAGTCGGTGCGTCAGGCACAGCCGGCAATGTTGCGTCGCCAATCGATGGCCGCTGCcaagcagctgcaactgcaacagcagctgcaacaacagcagcagcaacaacagcagcaacaacagcagcagcatcaacaacaacaaccacaacaacagcagctgcatcaACAGCTGCTAaatgtgcaacagcaacaacaacaacagcagcagcaacagaagcgtACGCCCGGTTCAGGCAAACGTGTGCCAAAACCCAAGGTACCCAAAGGCGCCAGTCCGCCACCAGAGGGTTGGACCTCCACAATGGCCGTCAAGGGCAATGCCCGCGTCCTGGCTGCCAGCAATGGCAACTCTAGTGCCGCACTTGGTTCCAGTGCCAGTGGCAACAATATACGCAAACGCAG CAACCAGTCAAAGCAGTCACCAAAGATACAAGGAGTggtgccattgccattgcagGTCAAAGCTCAACCACAATCACAAACGCAACCGCAACTGCAGCCACAAGTTCCAAATGTGGTTGTGAATCCGCTGACGCCTCAGTTGCCGCAGCAACTAGTggacaataaaataatatgcgTCTATTGCCTGCAGCCGATCAAGGAGAAACAACGGGCGTATTCAGTAGGCATGCCCAATGTTAAGAATTACATTTGTGCG TTGTGTATTAAACACATGGGGAAAGCTTTAGTGCCACCTAAAACACCACAAACTGGAGCTGAAGCGGAAGCTGGAGTTGGATCTGGATCTGCACCTGGAGCTGCACCTGGATCTGCAGCAGCGAATGGCATCAACAAACAGGATAAGGAAGCAATCGATGAGAATGTGAATGCCAATGCGAATCGCAAtcccaatttaaatgcaaaagcgGACAACAAATTTGGATACAAGGAAGCGCTTTATGAGCAAAATGGCGACAGCAATGGCAGCATGCTGGGAATTGCCGAAGAGATTGAATTGCCTGGTGCACTGCCGCCGGATCAGCTGCTTAGCGATGATACACCCATTAGTCGTGCTGGTAACAAGATCACGCCCAAGCCGCAGGAGATTGTTGTCATTAATGGTCGCAAGGCTCTTGCCATCGCTGGTGAACCGCCGCGTCCTCGTTTACAAGT CATACCTCGCGAACCGAATTTGGAGCTCTACGAGAAGCATTATCATCCAAAGCGTAACTCCAGTGCTAAGGAAAAGCGTCAGGGTTTTATTGAATGCATGACCGCTGGCAATCTGAGCTGCCAGGTGATGACGGCCGTAATGAAGACACTTGATCTGCAT GATCGTGTCCGCATGTCGAATGTATGCAAGACTTGGGCAATGATCGGTCGTGATCGCAGCGTTTGGCGTACTTTAAAGCTGCGCAACACGCACATCAACAACTGGCTGTCCTGCATGCGTGACTTGGTGCGTTATCGCACCCGTGAGCTGGACATGATGGGCGTTAAGTGGGAGAATCCCAAGTTGCGAATGGAAGGCGATATACGTGTGCTGAAATCATTGCGTATTTTACGCACCGATGCCTGCGAGGCCGAGTTTATTCAATTGATTATTAAGCGTCTGACGCGCCTTCTTGAACTGCGTGCCACATGCACCAGTCGCGTcattaacttggccaacattGATAAGATGGTGGATCTGCAGGTGCTGCGCATTCGCATGACCGACCCCAAGGCTGGCATCATATCGTTGCAGCGTCTACAAAAGCTAGAGCATTTAAGGGAGCTCAGCTTGCGTGGCATTAACAACATGGCTCAGTTGGAGTTGACGCCGCTGCAGGGAATGAAACATCTCGAGACGCTTATACTGGGCTCCTGTCGCGGTATGAAGGTTGCCCCCTTTGGAGAGCTGGTGCTGCCCAGTCTTCAACGACTGCGTCATCTGCGCCTCGAGAATCATCCCAGCACTCGCTCGTTTAACATCACTGAGATTATGAAAGGACTCGCCTTTGAAGGTGGCACCGTAAAGCATCTCGAGCTAATCAATGTCAATGTGGATGCCGAGTTTAGCTGCCAACTGGCCAAGTGCAAATCCGTTGAGGAGCTGCTCTTGATGCCAAATTTTCATAACAATACCGCCTACATGATGCATTACGTTATGCAGGCCATCAATGAGAACAGCGAGCAGCTGAAAGTTTTCCGTTTGGGCATCACCTTTGAGCTGCTGAGCGTGACTCGTGCCCTGGCCATGAACCGCGAGAAGGACTGCATCCCGGTGGCATTGCCCATTCCCGGAGTGCCAGAGAACGACATGTTAAACGAATCGGATGATCCAATTGCCTATTTGCCGGTCGACCGCCTTGAGTCCATACTGCACCACATGATGCCACAGGCTTGGCTGACCGTTGCCAAGGTATCGCAAAGCGAGAcgacaaatttgaaattccttTTGGCCTCGCCGATTGATACTGGCGGTGCCCCCAACATCTAA